The sequence below is a genomic window from Mycobacterium spongiae.
GCGGCGGCGCCCTCGACGACGGCGATCGTCGCGGCGGCAGGCGATGAGGTATCGGCGGCCATCGCGAATCTTATGGGCAACTACGCCCAAGAGTTTCAGACGCTCACCGCGCAGACGACGCTGTTTCATACCGAGTTCGCCCGCGCGCTGAGCACGGCCGGGGCCGCCTATGCGGCCGCCGAGGCTGCGAATGCCTCGCCACTGCGGACGCTCTTGCAACACGTGGAGAGCCTCGGGGTTTTGGCTCCCATCGAGCGACTGATCAGGCGGCCGTTGTTCGGTAGCGGTGCCACCGGCCCGACTCAGCTGAGCACGCTACTCGGCACAGCTACCAACGAAGCGGGCCTGGGCGGGGCGATGAACTACGGCGCCACCGAGGCGCTGGCCGCCGCGCCCACCAACGAAGTGACCAGTGTCCGGGCTGGGCTGTCATTCCTGCGCATTCCGATTGGTCCAACCTCTTTCTTCGGACTTCCGGTTGGTTTCGAGATTCCCGCACCCGCACTGTGGTACTTCCCGACCCTGGCTGACGGTTCGGTGAACGCTACCGGCACCATCTATCTGCAACACGGCTTCGGGTCGATAGGTTGGTTCTACGAACCGCTCGCTGTCGAACTGGCACAGCAGACCAATAGCGTGGTTGTCGTTCCCACCGTTCCGTCGGTTCCGTTGCCATTCGGGGCCTGGATACGCGGCTTGGAAATGCAGCAGGGCGTGGGCTCGCTGTTTTTGGGAGACCAGACGGCGCTCAACGTCAGCGCGCACCATGCCGGTTATCAGGGCACGCTGCCCACCGATTTTGTCTTGGCTGGACACTCCGCCGGCGGTGGCCTGGCCACGATTGCCGGAGGACATTACCTAGCGAATCTCGGGGCGAGCACCAACCACCTCCAGGGCGTGGTCATGTTCGACGGGGTCGCAAGGAATTCCGCGGCTTTTGCGGCTGCGGTAGCCAACCTGCAGGCGGCCAGCACCCCGCTCTACGCGGTCGTCGCCCCGCCCCAGCAGTTCAACATGTTCGGGGCCACCACCAATCAACTGGTCAGTCTGTATCCGGGGCAGTTCGTCGGGGTTGAGATTGTCGGGGGCTCGCACGTCGACGCGATGCTGAGCGACAATCGCCTCGTCGGCTTTGCCGCGCAGCTGTTGACCGGGTTCTCCCCACCCGGCGCCACCGAGGCCGTGTACACCCTAGCCTCGGGCTGGATCAATGACATGTACGCCGGAGCAGGCCCGGCCAACCCGATCTTCGGCGTCTATGGGCCAACCGGCGGCTACCTGCCTCCCGGCGGCCAGCTGATCACTTTGGGTCAGGCCACCGGGATCATCCTCCCGTAGTCGATCAACGCGGCGGCACTGCCGACTATTCGCAAGCAGTGGTGGCCGAGACCGCTCGTTGGGCCGTGTTCGATCGAGGCCAAATTTCACAACGGTCTCGGTTGAGCAAAGTTACTGCAGCTTAGCCGCGAGGGGACGGCGAAATCTTCTGTTTGGCTTTAGTGTTGGCTACCATGGCCGGACTAAAAAATCGCGTGGAGCGTTGGCGCACTGCGCTTCACGTCACCGTGCCGGCATCGATAGTTGCCATGATGGTTACCATCCTCGGACTTACCATCACGCCCGTAGCTCATGCGGCGGCGGCTAGGGCGACGTTATCGGTCTCATCGACGTGGCAGACCGGTTTCATCGCGCACTTCACCGTCACCAACTCGAGCGCGGTGCCGCTCAGTGATTGGAAGCTCGAATTCGACATGCCGGTGGGACAATCCATCTCGCACGCGTGGAGCAGCACCCTTACCCGATCTGGCACCCACTATGTTCTCACCGGCGCGAACTGGAACCGTGTCATTGCACCCTTCGGTTCAACCACAGCTGGTTTCAGAGGCGTACTGAGCGGTACCTACACGCCACCGTCGAATTGTGTTCTCAACGGGCGGTATCCGTGCACCGTCGCCTAGAGCCGGCTGGGCGCTGAAGCTCGACTCTGGGCCGAGGCTAGTCCTCAGACGGCCGATAGATTGACCCCACCTGGGACACCACGCCGCCTGCGGGGCCGGGGTTAGGGCGATCGTGTCGCCACACAAGCATTTGAACCTCGCTGGTGTGACGACTCGAATCAGCGAGCGTCAATCAGGCTCCACCGTCCACACCACTCCTGCACTGCGGAGCAACCGTGCCAACTCCTCGACGTGAGCCGCGGCAACGTCGGAGACCCCCACAACGACTGGACCACAACGACGGGACCATCTCACGGGCTAGTTGCCGAGCGGCAGTCGTCGGCCTACCGTATCGCTGGCCATTGCCGCCTAAAACTTTTAGCTGACCACCGGGGCAACGGATGCTTCTGAATCGTCAGAAAGGAGCATAGTTTGCCTGCGAGTAGCGACACTTTCGACTATCTCAGCCCGAAAGACACTTATTTCGTGCGGAATGGCGGGACCACTGGAAATCAGATTCTTGCTGTCTGCCTCTTCGAGCCGCCCGGTGATGCTGGCGGCTCGACGGTTGACCGCGTCCGAGAGCGTGTCCAGCAGCGCGTTTCCAGAATTCCTCGCCTTCTGCAGCGCGTAGTCATCACTCCGTTCCGCTTGGCTCCGCCGGCTTGGTTCGATACAGAGACGTTTGATATGGATTACCACGTAGAGGGGACACGTGTCTGCGGTGGTGAGCTACCAGAGCTGTTGAACGTAGCTATGGAGGCGCTGAAACCCCTCGATCTGGCGCAACCGCCGTGGAAGGTCTACGTCGTCGAAGGTCTCGATAACGGCATGTGGGGCTGCGTTATTCAGGCCCATCACGCTTTGGGTGACGGGAACGCATGTCTCGTGCTCTTGAGCGCCGCACTATTCGACCTCGACTTCGAAACTCCGCTAGAAATCTCCGAGCCCAAGACTTTCGTGCCGTCGCAGCTCACGCTCATCCGGCGAGGTCTGAGATGGCAAGGTCGAAACATCATGAGTAAGTGCACCAACGCGTTCGAGGTGGTGAGCTCGTCTGAGCGCCGGAACTCATCGTCGAACGACCTGCGACGCCTAGCGAAGCTCGCGTGGAGTGAAGTCCGGAATCCCTACAGGCCGGCGGCAATCAACGACTGCCCGGGTGGAGGGCGGGTTTGCCGAGCGGTATTGCGGCCGCTTGACGAACTCCGAACAATCGCGCGAGACGTTCCCGGAGCGACGGTGAACACCGTGTTCCTGTCGGCCGTGGCCCAGTGCCTAGAACGGGCACTGGCGGCAGAAGGGATGCCGCTGGAGTCTCCACTCAGGATGGGGGTGCCCAAGCGCCTACGGAGCGACACTGAAGGAGTACTCGTCGAATCCGCCACGCGAACCGGAGATTTGGTGATACGCCCGCCACTGGCGAAGACTAATTCCTACGAGCTTATCGGCATCGTCACGGAGAATCTGCGTAGTGCGCTAGAACACGATGAACCTGCGGCCCGTGCGATGCTCGGCAAGGGAGGCGCCGGCGCGATCGGTCCGATGAGGTGGAATCTCACCGCAACCTTGGTTTATGGTCCGCCAGCGAACCTGTATGGCTTGGGTGGGCGAGTAAAACGCATCTTGAGTTCGGCACTCCCCGGCGGTGAGAAAGCCTTGGCGGTGGCAGCCTTTGTATACGACGGCACCGTATCAATTCTGGTCGTTGCAGATCAGACGCTGGCCGGAATTGTGGACCATATGTGCGCTGGCATGGATTCGTGGTTCGGCGAGCTCGCGAACGCTGCCCGCTGCGCACACGCAGCGGAATCCGGGCGGTCCACATAACCGGCGTTAGCAATTCATGTAGTCCGCTTGGAGCTTAGCGAATGAATCGGCGCCGATGGCGGTCTGCGCACGACGTTAACCAGATTATGGTGCGCCTGAGCGCTATTGATCGCGAAGTGTTCGAGGCAATCGCCGCGACCACCACGCCGCTGTTCGACACGGTCATGCCGCCGCTGACTCGAGCAGCTGACCATTCCAAGCTGTGGTTCGCCATCGCTGCCGCCTTGCTCACTTCGAGAAATCGGAATGCGCAACGCGGGGCGATACGCGGCCTCGTGACGCTCGGGGCCGCAAGCTTGTTCACCGACCAGGTCGCCAAGCGGATTCGTCGGCGGTCACGTCCGCCCAACCATATGGTCCCCATGACCAGACGTGTCCCTCACCCCACCTCCAATTCACTACCGTCTGGACATTCCGCCAATGCTGCCGCATTCGCCGCCGGTGTGGGATTGGAAAATCCGGCGCTAGGCTTTCTACTGGGGCTGCTGGCCAGCCTGGTGGGAGTCTCGCGCGTGGTCACCGGTGTGCACTACCCCAGCGATGTTCTTGCCGGATTCGGTACCGGAGCGGTAATCGGCTTGTTGTGCGGTCGACTCGCCTGGCCTATTGTCGATGGCCCGTCTGCCGAAAGCGAGACTTCGCCGAATCAAGACATTCGAAAGGCGCCATAGGCATGACCCCCCGTTTGGTGGACGCAGGTTCAGGCGGCTTGTGCGGTGTGATTGAACCGGACTGTCGCCCAGCAGGATCCGACCGCAGCGCTGCCCCCGCACTAGCCGTTGTCAGACCGTTTGGTCGGCATGATTCGTCTCCTGCATATTGTCAACGATTGGGCGACTAGGCGGGACAGCTCGCCCTTCGTGTGCGCAATTTCTACAACAACGGGGGAAAAGAAGTACGTCTAGTTCTCGACTCCCGTGAGGTCGCTCAGACCAGCGGAGCCAGTGCTTCAGCTAGTGCGTCGAAGGCATCGCGGCGCTGATCGCTCGGTATGGCGCGGTCGGGGAAAATCACCTCGTCAACACCCTCGTCGCGCCAGACCGCGACCGCGTCGGCGATGCGGTCTGGGCTTCCGTGCAGTACCGGCCGCCACGGCTCCCGATCGGCCCGCGCCACGGCGCGCGCTTCCTGTTCGGGGGTCGTGGTGACGATGGTCAGCGCCTGGGTGGATCGCGCGACGGTCTCCGGATCGCGGCCCACCTGGTCGCACGCCGCGTCCAGCTTCTCCGTCATGGCCCGGAAACTGCCTGGGGACGACCAGTTGTTCCATTGCGAGGCGTGCCGGGCTACTAGACGCAGCATGCGCGGCCCGGAGCCCCCAATCAGCAGCGGGAGCGGCGACTGTACAGGCTTGGGGTCGCACGGTGCATCGTCGAGCCGGTAGTGGCGTCCGTGCATAGTCGTCCGTGACCTGGCCAGCAGGGCGGTGATGACATCGAGGCCCTCGGAGAAGCGGTCCACCCGCTGTCGAGGTGTGCCGAACTCAAGCCCATAGTGTTCGTGCTCGTTGACCTGTGCTCCGGTGCCAAGGCCCAGCGTCAGGCGGCCGTTGCTGGCGTGGTCGACGGTGGCAGCCCAGTTGGCCAGAACTGCAGGATGACGATACGTCATTGCCAACACCAGGGTCCCTAACCGGACCCTTGAGGTGGCACCCGCGAGCGCCGCCACCGTGGCGGTGGCCTCCAGCATCCCGGTCTCACCGCCGAGGTAGTCGGCGCTGGCCACGAAATGGTCTGCTACGTAGACGCAGTGCCAGAAACCCGCGTCGGCTTGCTGAGCCTGGTTGAGCAGTCCTGACCACGGTTGGCCGGTGTCCAGCCAGACTGAAAAGCGCATGGTCGAAAGATGGTAGCGCGGTATGGCCACTCGGCAACTAGGCACAGGAGATGATCCCGTCGTGGTGGTCCAGTCGCTATGGGGCTCTGCGGGACACGCTCCCGGACGCGGACGACCACCGAGCCGCGAGCGGTGGATGCAGGCCCAGGCGGCTTGTGCCGTCTCGGCGAGTCCGTCTTCGTAGTCGACCAGGCCGATCATGCCAATAGTTGGTTTCGTCGTCGGACTCGACTTCGACTGTTGCTTAAAAGGATTCGATCGCCGCGGTGCCCCCCCTTGCGTACAAGCCTCTATGAGACCGCCGGCCGTGTCTGATCTGGTTGTTGTTCCCGAACTGGTTGTTTGCCAGTATTATTCGGATCCCCTGGGCCGAACTATCCTGACCAAGAAGACACTTCGTACAGTTTGTGAGGGCCGTCCAGAGCCCAGCGACACCTGATCAACAAGTTCCTCGGACAACTCCACCACTGCGTCGAAACCCCCGCTAGCTATGACGACACCTGTGCGTTTCATGCAGGGTCTTCACGGGCACCGATGGAGCCGCCTTATGTCCGGTTGCGTTCGTCAATCTGAATGTCGCCCTGCGCAGCGACCGCGATGGCGGGCTTTCAGCGCGGCTCGCCCTGTCGCGCATCTACGGCATGATCTGGCCAGCGGGACGCGGTTGGCGGCGCAACTCCACCATATCCACCGGTCTCAGGTGTCTGCTGCGTGTACACCCGTGCCTCGCGCCCCCATGATCACTCCCATCAGTTCGGCGGTCTCGGGTCCAGTGGGCCAGGGTTATTAGCGGCCCATTGCCGCGTGCTAGACGCCGACTACACCAGCGGGCGCCTGGTCCGCATCCGCCGGTCCAGGTCCCAAAGCATCAGATTGAATGGGAAACCTCTGGGTGCACTTGTCGCGTCACTAGCCGACCAAGGACTATGCGCAGCGTCAACTACTCAAGGGACACACCACGATGGAAATTCTGCGCAAGCTCAAACGCGCCATCGCCCGCCTGGCAGAGTGAAGCAGCGTTGAGTCAGCCCTGGCGACCTTTGAAACGCGGGTTGAGTTTGTTGATGACGTAGACCCTGCCCTTACGCTTTACCACCTGTGACCCAGGTTGGTTCTTCAGAGACTTGAGCGACGCTCTGACCTTCATCCCGGCTACCTCCTTATTGACAATGATTATCATTATCATGTTACCGAGCGCGCAGAGCCGCAACAAAGCGGCGAGGGGAGGACGGCGCCGGTGGATGCCGTGGACATGGTCGCAGTGGTCGGGGAGCGCTTGACCGACTGCGACCAGGCATTTTGCTGGACGATACAGTTTTCCGCAGGTGCTATGGCAAATCGTTTTCAGTGGGGAAGGAGCAGAACATGGGTCGGATGACGGGAAAGGTCGCGTTCGTCACTGGAGCTGGGCGCGGGCAGGGACGCAGCCACGCTGTGCATCTGGCCGACGAGGGCGCCGATCTCGTCATCGTCGACATCTGTGAGGACATCGCGACGAACTCCTACCCATTGGCAACTGCTGCGGATCTCGAGGAAACAACACGGCTTGTCGAGAAGTCGGGCAGACGTGTCATCGCCGACCAGGTCGACGTCCGGGATCGAGTGGGGCTGAAGAAGACGCTCGATGCTGCTGTTTCTGAGTTAGGCGGTCTCCACGTTGTCGTCGCCAATGCCGCGATCTGCCCACTGGGCAATGACGTTCCCGTGCAAGGCTTCGCCGACGCTTTCGACGTCGATTTCGTGGGTGTCGTGAACACTGTGCATGCCGCGTTGCCACACCTGAATGCCGGCGGGTCCGTCATCATTACCGGGTCCGTCGCCGGGCTGGTGCCGCAAGCGACCGGTTTCAACGGCCAGGGGGGTTTGCAGGGGCCCGGTGGGGATGGATACGGGTTGGCCAAGAAATTGCTTCGTGACTACACCCGCTCGCTTGCCTTGACTCTCGGGCCGGAGCGGATCAGGGTAAATGCCATCCACCCGACCAACGTCGACACCGACATGCTGCAGAATCCCGCGATGTACCAGACCTTTCGGCCTGACCTGGCGCAGCCGTCGCGGGAGGACGCGGAAGTGACATTTCCGCTGTTGCAGGCGATGCCGATCCCTTACATCGAAGCATCCGACATCTCGCACGCGGTGGTCTATCTAGCCTCCGAAGAATCCCGATATGTCACCGGGCAACAGCTCTTCGTCGACGC
It includes:
- a CDS encoding wax ester/triacylglycerol synthase domain-containing protein, coding for MPASSDTFDYLSPKDTYFVRNGGTTGNQILAVCLFEPPGDAGGSTVDRVRERVQQRVSRIPRLLQRVVITPFRLAPPAWFDTETFDMDYHVEGTRVCGGELPELLNVAMEALKPLDLAQPPWKVYVVEGLDNGMWGCVIQAHHALGDGNACLVLLSAALFDLDFETPLEISEPKTFVPSQLTLIRRGLRWQGRNIMSKCTNAFEVVSSSERRNSSSNDLRRLAKLAWSEVRNPYRPAAINDCPGGGRVCRAVLRPLDELRTIARDVPGATVNTVFLSAVAQCLERALAAEGMPLESPLRMGVPKRLRSDTEGVLVESATRTGDLVIRPPLAKTNSYELIGIVTENLRSALEHDEPAARAMLGKGGAGAIGPMRWNLTATLVYGPPANLYGLGGRVKRILSSALPGGEKALAVAAFVYDGTVSILVVADQTLAGIVDHMCAGMDSWFGELANAARCAHAAESGRST
- a CDS encoding cellulose-binding domain-containing protein, with the translated sequence MAGLKNRVERWRTALHVTVPASIVAMMVTILGLTITPVAHAAAARATLSVSSTWQTGFIAHFTVTNSSAVPLSDWKLEFDMPVGQSISHAWSSTLTRSGTHYVLTGANWNRVIAPFGSTTAGFRGVLSGTYTPPSNCVLNGRYPCTVA
- a CDS encoding LLM class flavin-dependent oxidoreductase → MRFSVWLDTGQPWSGLLNQAQQADAGFWHCVYVADHFVASADYLGGETGMLEATATVAALAGATSRVRLGTLVLAMTYRHPAVLANWAATVDHASNGRLTLGLGTGAQVNEHEHYGLEFGTPRQRVDRFSEGLDVITALLARSRTTMHGRHYRLDDAPCDPKPVQSPLPLLIGGSGPRMLRLVARHASQWNNWSSPGSFRAMTEKLDAACDQVGRDPETVARSTQALTIVTTTPEQEARAVARADREPWRPVLHGSPDRIADAVAVWRDEGVDEVIFPDRAIPSDQRRDAFDALAEALAPLV
- the ykgO gene encoding type B 50S ribosomal protein L36, giving the protein MKVRASLKSLKNQPGSQVVKRKGRVYVINKLNPRFKGRQG
- a CDS encoding PE family protein, translated to MSSYVIAASDALAAAARDLTGIAEAIKRAAAAAAPSTTAIVAAAGDEVSAAIANLMGNYAQEFQTLTAQTTLFHTEFARALSTAGAAYAAAEAANASPLRTLLQHVESLGVLAPIERLIRRPLFGSGATGPTQLSTLLGTATNEAGLGGAMNYGATEALAAAPTNEVTSVRAGLSFLRIPIGPTSFFGLPVGFEIPAPALWYFPTLADGSVNATGTIYLQHGFGSIGWFYEPLAVELAQQTNSVVVVPTVPSVPLPFGAWIRGLEMQQGVGSLFLGDQTALNVSAHHAGYQGTLPTDFVLAGHSAGGGLATIAGGHYLANLGASTNHLQGVVMFDGVARNSAAFAAAVANLQAASTPLYAVVAPPQQFNMFGATTNQLVSLYPGQFVGVEIVGGSHVDAMLSDNRLVGFAAQLLTGFSPPGATEAVYTLASGWINDMYAGAGPANPIFGVYGPTGGYLPPGGQLITLGQATGIILP
- a CDS encoding mycofactocin-coupled SDR family oxidoreductase translates to MGRMTGKVAFVTGAGRGQGRSHAVHLADEGADLVIVDICEDIATNSYPLATAADLEETTRLVEKSGRRVIADQVDVRDRVGLKKTLDAAVSELGGLHVVVANAAICPLGNDVPVQGFADAFDVDFVGVVNTVHAALPHLNAGGSVIITGSVAGLVPQATGFNGQGGLQGPGGDGYGLAKKLLRDYTRSLALTLGPERIRVNAIHPTNVDTDMLQNPAMYQTFRPDLAQPSREDAEVTFPLLQAMPIPYIEASDISHAVVYLASEESRYVTGQQLFVDAGASLNMGL